In the Anguilla anguilla isolate fAngAng1 chromosome 7, fAngAng1.pri, whole genome shotgun sequence genome, one interval contains:
- the LOC118232035 gene encoding ubiquitin-conjugating enzyme E2 D2-like isoform X2, producing MALKRIHKELNDLARDPPAQCSAGPVGDDMFHWQATIMGPNDSPYQGGVFFLTIHFPTDYPFKPPKVAFTTRIYHPNINSNGSICLDILRSQWSPALTISKVLLSICSLLCDPNPDDPLVPEIARIYKTDTEKYNRIAREWTQKYAM from the exons GAACTGAACGACTTGGCGCGCGATCCTCCGGCACAGTGTTCTGCAGGCCCAGTTGGAGATGACa TGTTCCATTGGCAAGCTACAATCATGGGACCT AATGACAGTCCATATCAAGGTGGTGTTTTCTTCTTGACAATTCATTTTCCCACAGACTACCCTTTTAAACCTCCTAAG GTTGCATTTACGACAAGAATTTATCACCCAAATATTAACAGTAATGGCAGCATCTGTCTCGATATTCTTAGATCACAGTGGTCTCCAGCATTAACTATTTCTAAAG TCCTTTTGTCCATTTGTTCACTGTTATGTGATCCCAACCCAGATGACCCCCTAGTGCCAGAGATTGCGCGCATCTACAAAACAGATACCGAAAA GTATAACAGAATAGCTCGGGAATGGACTCAAAAGTATGCAATGTGA
- the LOC118232035 gene encoding ubiquitin-conjugating enzyme E2 D2-like isoform X1, with the protein MALKRIHKELNDLARDPPAQCSAGPVGDDMFHWQATIMGPNDSPYQGGVFFLTIHFPTDYPFKPPKVAFTTRIYHPNINSNGSICLDILRSQWSPALTISKVLLSICSLLCDPNPDDPLVPEIARIYKTDTEKYNRLAREWTEKYAVL; encoded by the exons GAACTGAACGACTTGGCGCGCGATCCTCCGGCACAGTGTTCTGCAGGCCCAGTTGGAGATGACa TGTTCCATTGGCAAGCTACAATCATGGGACCT AATGACAGTCCATATCAAGGTGGTGTTTTCTTCTTGACAATTCATTTTCCCACAGACTACCCTTTTAAACCTCCTAAG GTTGCATTTACGACAAGAATTTATCACCCAAATATTAACAGTAATGGCAGCATCTGTCTCGATATTCTTAGATCACAGTGGTCTCCAGCATTAACTATTTCTAAAG TCCTTTTGTCCATTTGTTCACTGTTATGTGATCCCAACCCAGATGACCCCCTAGTGCCAGAGATTGCGCGCATCTACAAAACAGATACCGAAAA GTATAATAGACTAGCCAGGGAATGGACAGAGAAATATGCCGTGCTTTAG
- the LOC118232502 gene encoding nuclear factor NF-kappa-B p105 subunit-like has protein sequence MNANLDAVRFGKHAMNEQDPYLPAQGSFLDMDALHWMGMDNLNFSPVSHPNGSLKIADGPYLEITEQPKQRGFRFRYGCEGPSHGGLPGAYSKKNRKSYPQVKVCNYQGPARIVVQLVTSTKDVHLHAHSLVGKQCEKGVCIIDLQAKDASISFPNLGILHVTRKNVSKTLEERMIEAFRMGYNHGLSIHPEIDMLQGEARLPREITDHQRDLIANAALTHSKAMDLSVVHLMFTAFLPDSDGAFTRRLDPIISDPIYDSKAPNASNLKIVRMDRTAGCVTGGEEVYLLCDKVQKDDIQVRFYKEDESGRTWEAFGDFSPTDVHRQFAIVFKTPKYQDLQLQKPTSVFVQLKRKSDNETSEPKPFTYHPQIIDKEEVQRKRQKTLPNFQDFGHPGTGGGGGMYRGGGAGPSAEGGPGTGGGLSFYQNFSTYNSYGTDYFSHGTNGGGAGGVVGMMHASQRDSCKLQRDSEDEGVVTGVTPLNMAYDIQNGKQWLCDGSIATTTPQGPSFFQMMTVKDMIKVEGDSRSDSLSVLGALCGPPAQVQGHECSSLLQGAV, from the exons ATGAACGCAAACCTGGACGCTGTCAGATTCGGAAAAC ACGCTATGAATGAGCAGGATCCCTACCTTCCTGCCCAAGGATCA TTCTTAGACATGGACGCTCTTCACTGGATGGGAATGGACAATCTGAATTTCTCACCTGTGTCTCATCCAAATGGTTCACTGAAGATTG CTGATGGGCCTTACCTCGAAATAACAGAGCAGCCCAAACAG AGGGGGTTCCGGTTTCGCTATGGCTGCGAGGGCCCATCCCATGGTGGGCTCCCAGGGGCATACAGCAAGAAGAACAGGAAATCCTACCCGCAAGTGAAG GTGTGTAACTACCAGGGTCCGGCACGCATAGTGGTACAGCTGGTCACCTCCACAAAGGACGTCCACCTCCACGCCCACAGCCTTGTGGGTAAGCAGTGTGAGAAAGGCGTCTGCATCATCGACCTCCAGGCCAAAGATGCCAGCATCAG TTTCCCAAATTTGGGAATCCTCCACGTAACAAGGAAGAACGTGAGCAAGACTCTGGAGGAGCGAATGATCGAGGCCTTTCGCATGGGCTACAACCACGGCTTGTCCATCCACCCCGAAATCGACATGCTGCAAGGAGAGGCTCGCCTACCGAGAGAAATCACAG ACCACCAGAGGGATTTGATTGCCAATGCAGCTCTGACCCACTCTAAGGCGATGGATCTCAGTGTGGTTCACCTCATGTTCACGGCCTTCCTGCCCGACAGTGATGGGGCCTTCACCCGACGGCTGGATCCCATCATCTCTGACCCCATCTACGACAGCA AGGCCCCCAACGCCTCCAACCTGAAGATCGTGAGGATGGACCGGACTGCAGGATGCGTCACGGGGGGTGAGGAGGTCTACCTCCTCTGTGACAAGGTCCAGAAAG ACGACATTCAGGTGCGTTTCTACAAAGAAGATGAGTCCGGGCGGACGTGGGAGGCATTTGGTGACTTTTCGCCAACAGATGTCCACCGGCAG TTTGCCATCGTTTTCAAGACCCCCAAATACCAAGATCTTCAACTTCAGAAGCCCACCTCTGTCTTTGTGCAACTCAAGAGAAAGTCAGACAACGAGACCAGTGAACCAAAACCCTTCACCTACCACCCACAGATTATCG ACAAAGAGGAGGTACAGAGGAAGAGGCAGAAGACCCTTCCCAACTTTCAGGACTTTGGCCACCCTGGaacaggagggggcgggggcatgtACAGAGGAGGTGGGGCTGGTCCTTCAGCAGAAGGAGGTCCTGGCACTGGAGGAG GTTTGTCCTTCTACCAGAATTTTTCCACCTACAACAGTTATGGAACTGACTATTTTTCCCATGGAACcaatgggggtggggctggaggtgTCGTTGGCATGATGCATG CCTCTCAGAGGGACAGCTGTAAGCTTCAGCGTGACAGTGAAGATGAAGGAGTTGTCACGGGGGTCACCCCGTTGAACATG GCTTATGACATTCAGAATGGGAAACAGTGGCTGTGTGATGGCAGCATCGCCACGACGACCCCTCAAG gcccaTCCTTCTTTCAGATGATGACTGTGAAGGACATGATTAAGGTGGAGGGAGACAGCAGGTCTGACAGTCTCAGTGTTTTGGGGGCCCTTTGTGGCCCCCCAGCGCAGGTCCAGGGCCATGAGTGCAGTTCATTGCTACAAGGGGCGGTATAA